One Ensifer adhaerens genomic region harbors:
- a CDS encoding VOC family protein, with protein MRKLQSQGVHHITLVGADRQTSIDFWEGLLGMPFIFEQPNLDRASESHLYFDPGDGRLITVFTDENRTPDPERTPTDMGCVHHIAFAVSRATFNQAVERLDERKIRHSGVKDRGFMDSIYFEDPLGLLVELASYRFEPPAGHSHAEVLMEAHRIRTERGDYNIAEVHLADAIEALNERSRPTLSLDRQPKNPYGPR; from the coding sequence ATGCGCAAACTGCAATCGCAAGGCGTTCACCACATCACGCTTGTCGGGGCGGACCGTCAGACGTCGATCGATTTCTGGGAGGGGCTGCTCGGCATGCCCTTCATTTTCGAGCAACCGAACCTCGACCGGGCGAGCGAAAGCCACCTCTATTTCGATCCGGGCGACGGCCGCCTGATCACCGTCTTCACCGACGAGAACCGCACGCCGGATCCCGAGCGCACCCCGACCGACATGGGCTGTGTGCATCACATCGCCTTTGCTGTTTCGCGCGCGACATTCAACCAGGCGGTGGAGCGGCTCGACGAGCGAAAGATCCGCCACAGTGGCGTCAAGGATCGCGGCTTCATGGATTCGATCTACTTCGAAGATCCGCTTGGGCTGCTGGTTGAACTTGCCTCCTATCGCTTCGAGCCGCCGGCCGGTCACAGCCATGCCGAAGTCCTGATGGAAGCGCATAGGATCAGGACTGAACGCGGCGACTATAACATCGCCGAGGTCCATCTCGCCGATGCGATCGAAGCCCTGAACGAACGCTCTCGGCCGACGCTGTCGCTCGATCGCCAACCGAAGAACCCATACGGACCGCGATAG
- a CDS encoding glutathione S-transferase family protein codes for MSAIQLNVIKPSVNNMTARVFLRAAKLDFSENDVYGQTRSPEYLARAPSHLTPMIETADLPRGALWESCAIMQYLCNKHGLDDFYPREPEARAMIDSAMFYLIGTFYPYLARATYPALNFPLYAGEVGCSDADAATKEIARKAAVAALAEPLDVFRAFYIGDKPFIGGAKPSIADIRLAATLEFLAAIDYDLPDWAKTYMASIERTLGAAYAEPAADVRGYIAYVKSQRQ; via the coding sequence ATGTCCGCAATCCAGCTCAACGTGATCAAGCCCAGCGTCAACAACATGACCGCGCGCGTGTTCCTGCGCGCAGCCAAGCTCGATTTCAGTGAAAACGATGTCTACGGCCAGACGCGCTCGCCCGAATATCTGGCACGAGCGCCGTCGCATCTGACACCGATGATCGAGACCGCGGACCTGCCCAGGGGCGCGCTTTGGGAAAGCTGCGCGATCATGCAGTACCTTTGCAACAAACATGGGCTTGATGACTTCTACCCGAGGGAACCCGAAGCACGCGCGATGATCGACAGCGCCATGTTCTACCTGATCGGCACCTTCTATCCCTACCTTGCCCGCGCAACCTATCCGGCGCTGAACTTTCCGCTCTACGCGGGCGAAGTCGGCTGCAGCGATGCCGATGCGGCGACGAAGGAGATCGCCCGGAAGGCAGCGGTTGCAGCCCTTGCCGAACCGCTCGACGTATTCCGCGCTTTCTACATTGGCGACAAGCCGTTCATCGGTGGCGCCAAGCCCTCGATCGCCGATATCCGGCTCGCAGCAACGCTCGAGTTCCTGGCCGCGATCGACTATGACCTGCCGGACTGGGCAAAGACCTACATGGCAAGCATCGAAAGAACGCTCGGGGCCGCCTATGCCGAGCCCGCCGCCGATGTCCGCGGCTATATCGCTTATGTAAAATCGCAGCGGCAATAG
- a CDS encoding selenium-binding family protein: MATWRPDPSFYPSPRMAAKAPKETLAYVAAFDPDRRRPDAIAVVDVDPASQSYSQIVGQVEMPNVGDELHHFGWNACSSCLCPNAPHPHVERRYLVVPGLRSSRLHIIDTKPDPRNPKIVRVIEPAEIAEKANYSRLHTTHCGPEGIYVNALADRDGKAPGGIFLLDHQSFDVLGQWEMDRGPQKLAYDFWWHLGHDTMITSEWGTPDTFENGLVPEVLLGSKYGRRLHFWDLHKRKHVQEIDFGEEHQLVFELRPAHDPTKAYGFVGCVISLKDLSASIWTWYRDGDRWAVKKVIEIPAEPADPDLLPPVLKGFSAVAPLVTDIDLSMDDRFLYVSCWGTGDMIQYDVSDPFAPKETGRVRIGGIVSRASHPKAKNGALNGGPQMVEISRDGKRVYFTNSLYGAIDPQFYPEGIDGWMVKLDVADGGGIAFDENFFVDWPKGHRPHQVRLEGGDCSSDSYCYP, from the coding sequence ATGGCGACGTGGCGACCCGATCCTTCCTTCTATCCATCACCGCGCATGGCGGCCAAGGCTCCAAAGGAGACGCTCGCCTACGTGGCGGCTTTCGATCCGGACAGAAGAAGGCCGGACGCGATCGCCGTCGTCGATGTGGATCCGGCGTCGCAAAGCTATTCGCAGATCGTCGGGCAGGTCGAGATGCCGAATGTCGGGGACGAGTTGCACCATTTCGGCTGGAACGCCTGCTCCTCGTGCCTGTGCCCCAACGCACCGCATCCACATGTCGAGCGTCGCTACCTGGTGGTGCCGGGCCTGCGCTCCTCCCGTCTCCATATCATCGACACCAAGCCGGACCCCCGCAATCCGAAGATCGTGCGGGTGATCGAGCCCGCGGAAATCGCCGAGAAGGCGAATTATTCGCGGTTGCACACAACCCATTGCGGACCTGAAGGCATTTACGTCAACGCGCTTGCGGATCGAGACGGCAAGGCGCCCGGCGGCATTTTCCTGCTCGACCATCAGAGCTTCGATGTGCTCGGACAGTGGGAAATGGACCGTGGGCCGCAGAAGCTCGCCTATGATTTCTGGTGGCACCTCGGCCACGACACGATGATCACCAGCGAATGGGGCACGCCCGATACTTTCGAGAACGGGCTGGTGCCGGAGGTGCTGCTTGGCTCGAAATACGGCCGCCGCTTGCACTTCTGGGACCTGCACAAACGCAAGCACGTGCAGGAGATCGACTTCGGCGAGGAACACCAGCTCGTTTTCGAACTGCGCCCGGCCCACGATCCGACCAAGGCCTACGGTTTCGTCGGCTGCGTCATCAGCCTCAAGGACCTCTCGGCGTCGATCTGGACCTGGTATCGCGACGGCGACCGATGGGCCGTGAAGAAGGTGATCGAGATCCCGGCAGAACCGGCCGATCCGGATCTGTTGCCACCGGTGCTGAAAGGCTTCAGTGCGGTCGCGCCGCTCGTCACCGACATCGACCTGTCGATGGACGATCGCTTCCTTTACGTTTCCTGCTGGGGCACCGGCGACATGATCCAGTACGACGTGTCCGACCCCTTCGCACCGAAGGAAACGGGGCGGGTCAGGATCGGCGGCATCGTTTCGCGTGCGAGCCATCCGAAGGCGAAGAACGGTGCGCTCAACGGTGGGCCGCAGATGGTGGAAATCAGCCGCGACGGCAAGCGGGTCTATTTCACCAACTCGCTCTATGGCGCCATCGACCCGCAGTTCTATCCCGAAGGCATCGACGGTTGGATGGTCAAGCTCGATGTCGCCGATGGTGGCGGGATCGCCTTCGACGAAAACTTCTTCGTCGACTGGCCAAAGGGTCATCGACCCCATCAGGTTCGTCTCGAAGGCGGCGACTGCTCGTCCGATTCCTATTGTTATCCGTGA
- the phnF gene encoding phosphonate metabolism transcriptional regulator PhnF — MRKDTAARKVVERQTGVALWRQIADRIRLAISNGDYDATGMVPPETVLAGEFGVNRHTVRSALAALAEEGLVRPVQGRGTMIERKERVSYPISKRTRFSQGLGHQVKEIGSRLLGHTELPARGEVASALAIRPGDPVIELRTVSSGDGRPLSVSSSYYPAHRFPRMAEEFEQLHSVTKAFAAHGLDDYVRASTEIVARHADADELAMLKLSPGAIVLEAQSINADLDGKPIEYSRSRFAADRMKLRIET, encoded by the coding sequence ATGCGAAAAGACACGGCAGCGCGAAAAGTGGTGGAGCGCCAGACCGGCGTCGCTCTCTGGCGGCAGATTGCCGACCGGATCCGCCTGGCGATCAGCAATGGCGACTATGACGCGACCGGCATGGTGCCGCCGGAAACGGTGCTTGCGGGCGAGTTCGGCGTCAACCGGCACACGGTCAGAAGCGCGCTGGCGGCGCTGGCCGAAGAAGGGCTGGTGCGTCCCGTCCAGGGGCGCGGCACGATGATCGAGCGCAAGGAGCGGGTGAGTTATCCGATTTCAAAGCGCACGCGCTTCTCGCAAGGTCTTGGCCACCAGGTGAAGGAAATTGGCTCGCGGCTGCTCGGCCACACGGAATTGCCGGCAAGGGGCGAAGTGGCGAGCGCGCTTGCCATCAGGCCCGGTGATCCAGTGATCGAACTCAGAACCGTCAGCAGCGGCGATGGTCGACCGCTCTCGGTATCCTCGAGCTACTATCCGGCGCATCGCTTCCCGCGCATGGCCGAAGAATTCGAACAGCTGCACTCCGTCACCAAGGCCTTCGCAGCCCACGGTCTGGATGATTATGTACGCGCCTCAACGGAGATCGTCGCCCGGCACGCTGACGCCGACGAGCTTGCGATGCTGAAGCTCTCGCCGGGCGCAATCGTGCTCGAAGCCCAGTCGATCAACGCCGATCTCGACGGCAAGCCGATCGAATATTCCCGTAGCCGCTTTGCCGCTGACCGGATGAAGCTGCGGATCGAGACTTGA
- the phnG gene encoding phosphonate C-P lyase system protein PhnG, producing MDAKVKQESPPDPARKEAMRLLAQATLAELKDAWKALADQPEVYPVRGPETGLVMVRGRIGGGGDPFNLGEATVSRATVRLSTGEIGHGQLLGTDKERARLAAIFDALAQRDGDRAKVEALLGSVADRLAQEERRKAEETAATRVDFFTMVRGDD from the coding sequence ATGGACGCGAAAGTGAAGCAGGAAAGCCCGCCGGACCCGGCGCGCAAGGAGGCCATGCGGTTGCTCGCCCAGGCAACGCTCGCCGAACTCAAGGACGCCTGGAAAGCGCTCGCAGACCAGCCCGAGGTTTACCCGGTCCGAGGCCCCGAGACCGGCCTCGTCATGGTGCGCGGCCGCATCGGCGGCGGCGGCGATCCCTTCAATCTCGGCGAGGCTACGGTGTCGCGCGCCACCGTCCGCCTTTCCACCGGCGAAATCGGCCACGGGCAGTTGCTCGGAACCGACAAGGAACGCGCCCGGCTTGCCGCCATCTTCGACGCCCTTGCCCAGCGTGACGGCGACAGGGCTAAGGTCGAGGCCCTACTTGGAAGCGTGGCCGACCGGCTTGCCCAGGAAGAACGCCGCAAGGCGGAAGAAACCGCGGCCACCCGCGTGGACTTTTTCACCATGGTTCGGGGAGACGACTGA
- the phnH gene encoding phosphonate C-P lyase system protein PhnH — translation MASQSQIYAGAFADPVFAAQSVFRDLMDGFARPGTIKRLEATSTPPAPLATAAGAVALTLCDHDTPVWLTPALSKSAVPQWIAFHTGAPLTTSKTDARFAFIEKGAAFPGFDQFSLGTQDYPDRSTTLVIEVEALSGGPALTAKGPGIKDVTEIAVKGLPDVFLEFWTANRAIFPRGVDLVLTAGDKLICLPRTTRLSLKEA, via the coding sequence ATGGCCAGCCAATCGCAGATTTACGCCGGCGCCTTTGCCGATCCAGTCTTTGCCGCTCAGTCCGTCTTCCGCGACCTGATGGACGGCTTTGCCCGTCCGGGTACGATCAAGCGCCTCGAAGCGACGAGCACGCCTCCGGCTCCGCTCGCTACGGCCGCAGGCGCCGTAGCGCTGACTCTGTGCGACCATGACACGCCCGTCTGGCTGACGCCGGCACTTTCCAAATCGGCCGTTCCGCAGTGGATCGCTTTCCACACCGGTGCTCCGCTCACCACCAGCAAGACCGACGCGCGCTTCGCCTTCATCGAAAAGGGCGCCGCCTTCCCCGGCTTCGACCAGTTCTCGCTTGGCACGCAGGACTATCCGGATCGCTCGACGACACTCGTCATCGAAGTCGAAGCGCTGAGCGGCGGCCCTGCGCTGACCGCCAAAGGCCCCGGCATCAAGGACGTGACGGAGATTGCGGTGAAGGGGCTGCCGGACGTCTTCCTCGAATTCTGGACCGCCAATCGCGCGATCTTTCCGCGCGGCGTCGATCTCGTGCTGACGGCCGGCGACAAGCTCATCTGCCTGCCGCGCACCACCCGTCTTTCGCTCAAGGAGGCGTGA
- a CDS encoding carbon-phosphorus lyase complex subunit PhnI codes for MYVAVKGGEAAIANAHRLLADRRRGDRSLPSITIDQVVEQLGLAVDRVMAEASLYDRALAALAVRQARGDMIEAIFILRAYRTTLPRFGYSEPVDTADMKVERRVSATYKDLPGGQLLGPTFDYTHRLLDPSLIADEAVEEPAVKEPGEHVMRVSDILDGEGLIEGDGQMPEGHVMGDLTREPMEFPMARDLRLQALARGDEGFLLALAYSTQRGYGRTHPFVGEVRIGEVEVELDLPELGFAVSLGAIRVTECQMVNQFMGSAKQPPQFTRGYGLVFGQSERKAMSMSLVDRALRTDEFSEDIVAPAQDQEFVISHADNVQATGFVEHLKLPHYVDFQAELDLVRRMRRDYEAANSGEAPKVQREAAE; via the coding sequence ATGTATGTAGCCGTCAAGGGCGGGGAAGCCGCCATTGCCAATGCCCACCGCCTTCTCGCCGATCGCCGCCGTGGCGACCGTAGCCTTCCCTCCATCACCATCGACCAGGTGGTCGAGCAGCTCGGCCTTGCGGTCGATAGAGTGATGGCGGAAGCCTCGCTCTATGACCGTGCGCTCGCAGCCCTTGCCGTCCGCCAGGCGCGCGGCGACATGATCGAGGCGATCTTCATCCTGCGCGCCTATCGCACGACGTTGCCGCGCTTCGGCTACTCCGAGCCGGTCGATACCGCCGACATGAAGGTCGAGCGCCGCGTGTCGGCGACCTACAAGGATCTGCCCGGCGGACAGCTTCTGGGCCCGACCTTCGATTACACCCACCGCCTGCTCGACCCATCACTGATCGCCGACGAAGCGGTCGAAGAACCGGCAGTCAAGGAGCCCGGTGAGCATGTGATGCGCGTCTCCGACATTCTCGACGGCGAAGGCCTGATCGAGGGTGATGGCCAGATGCCCGAGGGCCATGTCATGGGCGACCTTACCCGCGAGCCGATGGAGTTTCCGATGGCCCGGGACCTGCGACTGCAGGCGCTTGCCCGCGGCGACGAAGGCTTCCTCTTGGCGCTCGCCTACTCCACCCAGCGCGGCTACGGCCGCACCCACCCATTCGTCGGCGAAGTCCGCATCGGAGAAGTGGAAGTCGAACTCGATCTGCCGGAACTCGGCTTTGCCGTCTCACTCGGCGCGATCCGCGTCACTGAATGCCAGATGGTCAACCAGTTCATGGGCTCGGCCAAGCAGCCGCCGCAATTCACCCGCGGCTACGGCCTCGTCTTTGGCCAGAGTGAACGCAAAGCGATGTCGATGTCGCTGGTCGACCGGGCACTGCGCACTGACGAGTTCAGCGAGGACATCGTCGCACCCGCCCAGGATCAGGAATTTGTCATCTCGCATGCAGATAACGTTCAGGCTACCGGCTTCGTCGAGCACCTGAAGCTGCCGCACTATGTCGACTTCCAGGCCGAACTCGATCTCGTGCGCCGCATGCGCCGCGATTACGAGGCCGCGAATTCAGGTGAAGCACCGAAGGTACAACGGGAGGCGGCCGAATGA